From Salvia splendens isolate huo1 chromosome 3, SspV2, whole genome shotgun sequence, a single genomic window includes:
- the LOC121794763 gene encoding chaperone protein dnaJ 16-like, translating into MPGQKSKSEKGDGEKQLRRDPYEVLGVNRNSTDQEIKSAYRKLALKYHPDKNANDVTAADMFKDVTFSYNILSDTDKRRQYDTAGFEAVESESQELELDLSSLGTVNTMFAAIFSKLGVPIKTTVSATVLEEALNGAVSIRPLLLGQSLCRKVEKQCAHFYSVTITEKEAQAGLVCRVSSSDKSKFKLLYFDQEENGGLCLALQEDSSKAGKVTSAGMYFLGFPVYRMDPAHNSATAVKDPDAAFFRKLDGFQPFEITELKAGNHYFAVYGDNFFKSVSYTVEILSAEIFSEEKEDLRSVEAQILSKRVELSKFETEYREVLAQFTEMTSRYAQEMQAIDELLQQRNEIHASYTTAPQIKRSSSSRSKNKATVKEGDDCQGKDKKQSRGERSKKKKWYNLHLKGDKKKPCGMD; encoded by the exons ATGCCGGGGCAAAAATCTAAATCTGAGAAAGGGGATGGGGAGAAGCAGCTGCGGAGAGACCCCTATGAGGTTTTGGGGGTGAACAGAAATTCTACCGACCAGGAAATTAAGAGTGCCTACCGGAAGTTGGCTTTAAA GTACCACCCAGACAAAAATGCAAACGATGTTACAGCTGCGGATATGTTCAAAGATGTCACTTTCTCATATAACATTTTGTCTGATACGGATAAAAGGCGGCAGTATGACACAGCAGGTTTTGAG GCTGTCGAATCAGAAAGCCAAGAACTGGAACTTGACCTTTCAAGTTTAGGAACTGTTAATACGATGTTTGCTGCAATTTTTAG TAAACTCGGAGTTCCTATCAAGACTACTGTATCGGCCACTGTTCTGGAGGAAGCACTAAATGGGGCAGTATCAATTCGTCCACTCCTGCTGGGACAATCTTTGTGCAGGAAG GTTGAGAAGCAATGTGCTCACTTTTATTCTGTAACCATAACAGAAAAGGAAGCACAGGCCGGACTTGTTTGCCGAGTTTCTTCATCAGATAAGAGCAAATTTAAG CTATTGTACTTTGATCAGGAAGAGAATGGTGGACTATGCCTTGCTTTACAG GAGGATAGTTCAAAAGCAGGGAAGGTTACATCTGCTGGGATGTATTTTCTTGGGTTCCCTGTTTATCGAATGGACCCTGCCCATAACTCT GCGACTGCTGTAAAAGATCCAGATGCTGCTTTCTTTAGAAAGCTGGATGGATTTCAGCCCTTTGAAATAACTGAACTCAAAGCCGGCAACCATTATTTTGCAGTTTATG GTGATAATTTTTTCAAAAGTGTAAGCTACACTGTAGAAATTCTTTCTGCTGAAATCTTTTCTGAAGAGAAGGAGGACCTTAGATCTGTTGAAGCTCAAATATTGTCAAAAAGAGTGGAGCTTTCCAAATTTGAAACCGAATATAGAGAG GTGCTCGCTCAATTCACCGAGATGACAAGTAGATACGCTCAAGAAATGCAAGCT ATTGACGAGCTTCTCCAACAGAGGAACGAGATACATGCTTCATATACAACTGCTCCACAAATAAAGCGCAGCAGTAGTAGTCGAAGCAAGAATAAAGCCACAGTGAAGGAGGGTGATGATTGCCAAGGGAAGGATAAGAAGCAGTCGAGAGGAGAGAGGTCGAAAAAGAAGAAATGGTACAACCTTCACCTAAAgggagacaaaaagaagccttGTGGAATGGATTGA
- the LOC121793876 gene encoding peroxidase 6-like, with the protein MSPPLLLLLLPFLVLVQSRPNTLQPRPPQLKTDFYAKTCPNFAKIIQDVTTDKQLAVPSSAAGVLRLFFHDCVVGGCDASLFLISPSSSHASERDHDINHSLPGDAFDVVIRAKTRLEVECPGVTSCSDILAEATRDLITMVGGPFYPVPLGRRDSRVAHANDVEGHIARPNMSVTQIIDIFAAKGFSVQEMVTLSGAHTIGFSHCTEFASRIFNFSATQDHDPSMNPAYAEGLRKLCAGYKKDPTLAAFNDPMTAGKFDNAYYVNLQNGFGLLASDQILVSDPRTKPFVDMYAKDGTKFFKDFAKAMEKVGMLDVKTGDQGEVRRRCDTPN; encoded by the coding sequence ATGTCGCCACCACTCCTCCTCTTACTCCTCCCTTTCCTCGTCCTCGTCCAATCCCGCCCCAACACGCTGCAGCCGCGGCCGCCGCAGCTGAAAACAGACTTCTACGCGAAGACGTGCCCCAACTTCGCCAAGATCATCCAAGATGTGACCACCGACAAGCAGCTGGCTGTCCCCTCGTCCGCGGCCGGCGTCCTCCGCCTCTTCTTCCACGACTGCGTGGTGGGCGGGTGCGACGCCTCCCTCTTCCTGatctccccctcctcctcccaCGCCTCCGAGCGCGACCACGACATCAACCACTCCCTCCCCGGCGACGCCTTCGACGTGGTCATCCGAGCCAAGACCCGCCTAGAGGTGGAGTGCCCCGGCGTCACCTCCTGCTCCGACATCCTCGCCGAGGCCACCCGCGACCTCATCACCATGGTCGGCGGCCCCTTCTACCCCGTCCCCCTCGGCCGCCGCGACAGCCGCGTCGCCCACGCCAACGACGTGGAGGGCCACATCGCCCGCCCCAACATGTCCGTCACACAGATCATCGACATCTTCGCCGCCAAGGGATTCTCCGTGCAGGAGATGGTCACGCTCTCCGGGGCCCACACCATCGGCTTCTCCCATTGCACCGAGTTCGCCTCCCGGATCTTCAACTTCAGCGCCACGCAGGACCACGACCCCTCCATGAACCCTGCCTACGCGGAAGGCCTCCGCAAGCTCTGCGCCGGATACAAGAAGGACCCTACTTTAGCCGCCTTCAACGACCCCATGACGGCTGGGAAGTTCGACAATGCGTATTATGTGAATCTGCAAAATGGGTTTGGTCTGCTGGCGAGCGATCAGATCTTGGTGTCGGATCCACGAACGAAGCCGTTCGTGGATATGTACGCCAAGGATGGGACCAAATTCTTCAAGGATTTCGCCAAGGCTATGGAGAAGGTGGGCATGCTTGATGTCAAGACTGGGGATCAGGGGGAGGTAAGGAGGAGGTGTGACACTCCAAATTGA